The following are from one region of the Noviherbaspirillum sedimenti genome:
- a CDS encoding acyl-CoA dehydrogenase family protein, with the protein MSIQYFNEEHEQLRRLVRRFVESEIKPYADEWEKARMVPREVIRKMGELGFFGIRVPERFGGADMNVLGWVVLAEELGRSTFAGVTGVATIHSIMAAPHLLHAGTEAQLEKYMPGIVTGEILTAIAVSEADAGSDVGAIRTRAVRSERGWVLNGSKFYISNGVNADVYFVAARTDSTAKGANGISMFIVEKGTPGFRVGQQLEKMGYHSNDTAELIFEDCVIPHENLLGVEGKGFYAVMKNFQNERLVLTASNVGEAMTALKMTIDYVRERKTFGLPLIERQTISHRLAMLHARAEAGRQLVYHAASLLAKGEQAVREVSMCKAYWGELVNEVMYTCLQFHGGFGYLREGKIERMARDARLCSIGGGATEIMLDEIAKRWDDVPYWM; encoded by the coding sequence ATGAGCATTCAATATTTCAATGAAGAACATGAGCAACTGCGCCGACTCGTACGGCGCTTTGTTGAGAGCGAGATTAAGCCTTACGCTGATGAATGGGAAAAAGCACGAATGGTGCCGCGTGAGGTCATCAGGAAGATGGGTGAACTAGGATTTTTTGGGATTCGTGTGCCAGAGCGATTTGGCGGCGCCGATATGAATGTCCTTGGCTGGGTGGTGCTAGCCGAGGAACTGGGCCGATCGACCTTTGCGGGAGTGACTGGTGTGGCTACAATCCATTCCATAATGGCAGCGCCTCACCTGCTGCATGCAGGTACCGAAGCCCAGCTTGAAAAGTACATGCCCGGGATAGTCACGGGGGAAATTCTTACGGCGATTGCAGTCAGTGAGGCCGATGCCGGATCCGATGTCGGCGCAATTCGTACGCGGGCTGTACGTAGCGAGCGCGGCTGGGTGCTCAACGGCTCCAAATTCTATATCTCCAATGGCGTCAATGCCGACGTCTATTTCGTTGCGGCGCGTACCGACTCCACTGCAAAAGGTGCCAACGGAATCAGCATGTTCATCGTCGAAAAGGGAACCCCCGGATTCCGTGTCGGCCAGCAACTCGAAAAGATGGGCTATCACTCCAACGACACGGCGGAGCTGATTTTTGAGGACTGTGTGATTCCTCATGAAAATCTATTGGGCGTTGAGGGAAAAGGCTTCTATGCCGTCATGAAGAACTTCCAAAACGAGCGCCTCGTGCTTACTGCATCCAACGTCGGCGAGGCGATGACGGCCCTTAAGATGACGATCGACTACGTGCGCGAACGGAAGACCTTTGGCTTGCCGCTGATCGAACGGCAAACAATTAGCCATCGCCTGGCGATGTTACATGCGCGCGCCGAGGCAGGCAGGCAGCTTGTCTATCATGCTGCATCGCTACTTGCGAAGGGTGAGCAGGCGGTTCGGGAAGTGTCCATGTGCAAGGCCTACTGGGGCGAGTTGGTCAATGAGGTAATGTACACATGCCTGCAGTTCCACGGTGGATTTGGCTATCTGCGCGAGGGGAAAATTGAGCGCATGGCGCGCGATGCTCGTCTATGCTCGATCGGCGGTGGTGCAACTGAGATTATGCTCGATGAAATTGCAAAGCGTTGGGACGACGTTCCATACTGGATGTAG
- a CDS encoding enoyl-CoA hydratase/isomerase family protein yields the protein MTISENPILIRIDDGIATVTIDRPGQRNSLSVEACNGLYEAWEKIDQDPSVRVVILTSSDCGTFCAGMDLKQAAALKRDTGKDILTFMKDPFHYRMRRVKVPIIAAMTGHLMAGGMLMSLNCDMRVGLSGSRVGITESKIGRGSPWAMPLLWMMPQPLLMEMTLTAELMPIERFHDIGFINYLEETPEAVRQRALQLAQQIRANAPLSVEAGKRSILTAMSVGCDTGLEMAWQIYRPAYASDDAQEGARAFAEKRAPRWTGR from the coding sequence ATGACTATAAGCGAGAACCCGATCCTAATCCGTATTGACGATGGAATCGCCACGGTGACAATCGATCGACCGGGGCAACGAAATTCACTCTCCGTCGAAGCGTGTAATGGCTTGTACGAAGCGTGGGAAAAGATTGATCAGGACCCCAGCGTACGCGTGGTGATTCTCACCTCAAGTGATTGCGGAACATTTTGCGCGGGAATGGATTTAAAGCAGGCCGCCGCGCTGAAACGTGACACTGGCAAGGATATTCTTACTTTTATGAAAGATCCTTTTCATTACCGCATGCGTCGAGTAAAGGTGCCTATTATCGCCGCGATGACAGGGCATCTCATGGCGGGCGGTATGCTGATGAGCTTGAACTGCGATATGCGCGTGGGCCTGTCTGGTTCTCGTGTCGGCATAACTGAATCAAAGATTGGACGCGGATCACCTTGGGCCATGCCGCTTCTGTGGATGATGCCTCAGCCACTGCTGATGGAGATGACGTTGACGGCGGAACTTATGCCTATTGAGCGTTTTCACGACATCGGATTCATCAACTACCTTGAGGAAACTCCGGAAGCAGTACGACAACGCGCGCTCCAGCTAGCACAACAGATTCGCGCCAATGCACCGCTATCGGTGGAGGCCGGAAAGCGCTCGATTCTTACGGCGATGAGCGTGGGATGCGATACCGGATTGGAAATGGCTTGGCAGATTTACCGCCCGGCGTATGCAAGCGACGATGCACAGGAAGGCGCGCGGGCGTTTGCGGAAAAGCGTGCGCCGCGTTGGACAGGACGTTGA
- a CDS encoding hydroxymethylglutaryl-CoA lyase produces MSDIPRAVIFHEEGPREGLQIEKQIFPLSERIELVNALGETGLSQIQVGSFVNPKAVPSMADIDQLFAGITPRKDVRYTALWLNEAGFRRAMSTQNVDISAFLMLYTTDALSQRNNNCSVANMQQRQRQWVQLYQDAGKPIESAYIVTAFGCNLQGEVPLSVMMDSVRFIVDLSLEHGFPLPRIMLADTVGWANPEEIKRRVGAVREAYPEAKLGLHLHDTRGIGAANFFAALQMGVDLFDSSVAGLGGCPFANHANSHGAGNICTEDMVFMCEEMGISTGVDLDRLIEAALLAERMFGRSLTGKLMHAGRPKRAPLRSAMQQTSLN; encoded by the coding sequence ATGAGTGACATACCGCGCGCAGTCATATTTCACGAGGAGGGACCTCGCGAAGGTCTGCAGATCGAAAAACAGATATTTCCGCTATCTGAACGAATTGAGCTGGTCAACGCTCTGGGGGAAACCGGGCTATCACAGATTCAGGTCGGCTCCTTTGTCAATCCGAAGGCAGTGCCGTCGATGGCTGATATCGATCAACTGTTTGCAGGAATCACGCCTCGTAAAGACGTTCGCTATACCGCATTGTGGCTGAATGAAGCCGGCTTTCGGCGTGCAATGTCAACTCAGAACGTCGATATTAGTGCCTTCCTAATGCTATACACGACCGACGCGCTGAGCCAACGCAACAATAATTGCAGTGTGGCGAATATGCAGCAACGCCAAAGACAATGGGTGCAACTCTACCAGGACGCCGGAAAACCGATCGAGTCTGCCTATATCGTGACAGCCTTCGGCTGTAATCTTCAGGGCGAAGTGCCCCTTTCGGTAATGATGGATTCCGTCAGGTTTATCGTTGACCTGTCTTTGGAGCATGGCTTTCCGCTTCCGCGGATCATGCTTGCCGATACTGTCGGCTGGGCGAATCCGGAAGAAATCAAGCGGCGCGTCGGCGCCGTGCGAGAGGCGTATCCGGAGGCGAAGCTGGGTTTGCACCTGCATGACACGCGAGGCATTGGTGCAGCCAATTTCTTCGCCGCGCTTCAAATGGGAGTAGATCTGTTTGACAGTTCCGTGGCCGGACTGGGAGGATGCCCATTTGCAAACCATGCGAATTCACATGGCGCAGGGAATATCTGTACAGAAGACATGGTGTTCATGTGCGAAGAAATGGGCATTTCGACTGGTGTGGATCTCGATCGGTTGATTGAGGCAGCGCTGCTGGCCGAGCGCATGTTCGGCAGGAGTCTGACCGGCAAGCTGATGCATGCTGGCAGGCCGAAACGGGCACCATTGCGGTCGGCGATGCAGCAAACATCGCTGAATTGA
- a CDS encoding biotin carboxylase N-terminal domain-containing protein, which translates to MIKKILIANRGEIACRIARTCRRMGLPVATVHSDADKDSLHVREIGESVAIGAAPAAQSYLNIEAILRAAEKVGANAIHPGIGFLSEDPVFAEAVEAHGLIFIGPRPDILRRFADKWAAKHEARQANVPVIGGSEGSYNNAEKIDRLIRAEMRLPVVLKAAAGGGGRGVRVVRSQEGLLETIESAMREAQSSFGRPDLIVEEFIENARHLEVQIAGDGKGSVIHLFERECSLQRRFQKIIEEAPAVNLSAFLREQIIADAVKLGESVNYRSLGTIEFLVCEDRYYFLECNPRLQVEHTVTEEVTGVDLVELQIAIANAAALPKSQHQISLSGHAIQARVYAEDSAAGFIPSTGRLQYVDFPWGEVRVETGVESGSEITPYYDPMVAKLIAHRGTRAQALDSLLDAVNRTVVFGVETNLGFLAKLLEHPVVRAGTADNRFIDRDLTLIASAHSERDVVAMAALLALSCWNDADSSDNTGLWAGHEDFLGWNYTDGTEHFPGLPAFSLVADDRRIWPVTVGQMTAEGLMLLIDDQTLAVSVRSQSPGRYQFTLQQRVFTVAASVSNDKVHLQGPFGKCAFSVVPSLSLDATAGASNGQVRAPMMGMVSKVIVKPGGVVAENDVLVILESMKMELSIHAPCSGTVSAVVCANGDMVERHQLIVEIEQSN; encoded by the coding sequence TGAAATCGGCGAATCGGTCGCTATTGGAGCTGCACCTGCAGCGCAGAGTTATCTAAACATTGAGGCGATTCTACGCGCGGCTGAAAAAGTTGGCGCAAATGCGATTCATCCTGGCATTGGCTTTCTTTCAGAAGACCCAGTTTTTGCCGAAGCAGTAGAAGCGCATGGGCTGATCTTTATCGGGCCACGTCCGGATATCTTGCGACGTTTTGCCGACAAGTGGGCGGCAAAACATGAAGCACGCCAAGCTAATGTGCCAGTCATTGGTGGCAGCGAGGGTAGCTATAACAACGCCGAAAAGATCGATCGGCTAATCCGCGCCGAAATGCGTCTTCCCGTTGTTCTGAAAGCCGCAGCAGGCGGCGGTGGGCGGGGCGTACGAGTGGTTCGAAGTCAAGAAGGTTTGCTCGAAACCATTGAGTCAGCGATGCGCGAGGCGCAGTCGTCGTTTGGGCGTCCAGACTTGATTGTTGAAGAGTTTATCGAAAACGCAAGACATCTGGAAGTGCAGATTGCCGGCGACGGGAAAGGCTCTGTGATTCACTTGTTCGAACGAGAATGTTCGCTGCAACGTCGTTTCCAGAAAATAATTGAAGAAGCGCCGGCCGTGAATCTATCGGCGTTTCTGCGCGAGCAAATTATCGCAGATGCTGTAAAACTCGGTGAAAGTGTGAACTATCGTAGCCTGGGAACCATTGAATTCCTGGTGTGTGAAGATCGTTACTACTTCTTGGAATGCAATCCGCGCTTGCAAGTGGAGCATACAGTGACTGAAGAGGTCACTGGCGTGGATCTGGTGGAGTTGCAAATTGCGATTGCGAACGCAGCCGCATTGCCAAAATCGCAGCATCAGATATCTCTCAGCGGGCATGCAATTCAAGCCCGGGTCTATGCAGAGGATTCGGCGGCTGGCTTCATTCCATCCACTGGGCGCTTGCAATACGTTGACTTTCCATGGGGCGAGGTCCGAGTAGAGACGGGCGTGGAGAGCGGCTCCGAAATCACGCCCTATTACGACCCTATGGTCGCTAAGCTCATTGCCCATCGGGGAACACGGGCGCAGGCGCTAGATTCTCTCCTCGACGCGGTAAATCGCACGGTAGTGTTCGGCGTCGAGACCAATCTAGGCTTTCTTGCCAAACTACTTGAGCATCCGGTCGTAAGGGCGGGAACGGCTGATAATCGTTTTATTGACCGGGACTTGACACTGATCGCTTCCGCACATAGCGAGCGAGACGTGGTGGCTATGGCTGCATTGTTGGCTTTGTCATGCTGGAATGATGCTGATTCATCTGATAACACCGGTCTCTGGGCGGGGCACGAAGATTTCCTCGGATGGAATTACACGGATGGTACTGAGCACTTCCCGGGTCTGCCAGCGTTCTCTTTGGTTGCCGACGATCGCCGTATTTGGCCAGTCACAGTAGGACAAATGACAGCCGAAGGCCTGATGTTGCTCATTGATGATCAGACATTGGCAGTAAGTGTGAGGTCTCAATCACCAGGCCGTTACCAGTTCACGCTCCAGCAGCGCGTATTCACCGTTGCAGCGAGCGTGTCGAATGACAAGGTGCATCTTCAAGGGCCGTTTGGCAAATGCGCGTTTTCAGTAGTTCCATCGCTGTCCTTGGATGCCACAGCCGGCGCATCTAACGGCCAAGTAAGAGCGCCAATGATGGGCATGGTGTCCAAAGTGATTGTGAAGCCAGGAGGCGTGGTGGCGGAAAACGATGTGTTGGTTATTCTGGAATCAATGAAGATGGAGTTATCAATACATGCGCCGTGCAGCGGAACAGTAAGCGCAGTTGTGTGTGCAAACGGAGATATGGTGGAACGTCACCAATTGATTGTTGAGATCGAGCAGTCAAATTAA
- a CDS encoding AMP-binding protein, which yields MRNSASDIWHPDETWLTISNLVTLMRRLGTPSYDVFLKLSVDSPEKYWEATLEHLGIQFDPPAEQFLDVSEGKPWAKFFPGAGFNFAAACVRPPADCPERVALSWESEDGRCGNMSYVELEKRTRQFAAGLLKLGVKPGDRVGLLFPNIPEAVISFLAICYIGAIAVPLYSGYGVDAIVSRLMDAEVICLVTADGFLRRGRYVSLAKLVSAVQERILSLEKVVMVRREGDAVVPFPFYDWHIIENNGDVATAAPTAANDPFMVIYTSGTTGKPKGAVHVHGGFPLRVAQDVAYLFDFKAGDRYFWMSDMGWMVGPFSICSTLMLKGSYVIYDGSPDVPDIGRLRDIAARHRVTHFGSSPTSVRAMAADENVALAPNASDLRVLMTGGEVMDADSHRWYFQRFGSGNLPIINYTGGTEVSGAILTNVVVRPIAPSRFNSTAPGVSACVVDSTGQTVHGAPGELAIAQPFVGMTRGFWRDTERYLETYWSRMPGLWVHGDLAVAEEDGQYLLLGRSDDVMKISGKRVGPSEVEGIVADGKCITEAVVFGVPDARSGEAMVVLVVRGSDQEYPDGLDQQVTTLLRAAMGPTFRPHAVVPVQRIVKTRNGKVIRRLARQAWLGEAPGDLNSVEDPTVFGEMAESCRLYREEHGRGS from the coding sequence ATGCGTAATTCGGCTTCTGATATATGGCATCCTGACGAAACGTGGCTGACGATCTCGAACCTCGTGACTTTGATGCGCCGCTTGGGAACACCATCTTACGATGTGTTTCTCAAGCTATCAGTTGACTCTCCAGAGAAGTACTGGGAAGCAACTTTGGAGCATCTTGGCATTCAATTTGATCCGCCTGCGGAGCAGTTCCTGGATGTCTCAGAGGGTAAGCCATGGGCAAAATTTTTCCCTGGTGCTGGCTTTAATTTCGCCGCTGCCTGCGTGCGGCCCCCGGCTGATTGCCCGGAACGGGTTGCGCTAAGCTGGGAAAGCGAGGACGGACGCTGCGGAAATATGAGCTACGTCGAGCTGGAGAAGCGTACGCGCCAATTCGCTGCCGGCTTGCTAAAGCTGGGAGTGAAACCAGGAGACCGTGTCGGCCTGCTGTTTCCGAATATTCCCGAAGCAGTGATCTCCTTCCTCGCCATCTGTTACATCGGCGCAATCGCGGTACCTCTGTACAGTGGTTACGGAGTGGATGCCATCGTGAGCCGTCTTATGGATGCAGAAGTGATCTGTCTGGTTACCGCGGACGGATTCCTGCGCCGTGGCCGATATGTATCTCTCGCCAAATTGGTTAGTGCCGTGCAAGAGCGCATATTGTCGCTCGAAAAAGTGGTCATGGTGCGCCGCGAAGGTGACGCGGTAGTACCGTTCCCTTTCTACGATTGGCATATCATCGAGAACAATGGAGATGTCGCTACGGCTGCGCCTACCGCTGCAAACGATCCGTTCATGGTGATCTATACCTCCGGCACCACAGGAAAACCGAAAGGCGCGGTTCACGTGCATGGTGGATTTCCATTAAGAGTGGCACAGGACGTCGCCTACCTGTTTGATTTCAAAGCTGGCGATCGCTACTTCTGGATGAGCGATATGGGCTGGATGGTCGGTCCGTTCTCGATTTGCTCAACGTTGATGCTCAAAGGTAGTTATGTGATTTACGATGGATCACCGGACGTGCCCGATATCGGGCGCTTGCGCGACATCGCTGCGCGCCATCGCGTTACACATTTCGGTAGTTCCCCCACCTCAGTGCGCGCCATGGCGGCCGATGAGAACGTCGCACTGGCACCAAATGCGAGCGATTTGCGGGTGCTGATGACCGGCGGTGAAGTGATGGACGCCGATTCCCATCGTTGGTATTTCCAGCGTTTCGGTTCGGGAAATCTGCCTATCATTAATTATACCGGCGGCACCGAAGTTTCCGGCGCAATCCTCACCAATGTAGTCGTCCGACCGATTGCACCTTCGCGCTTCAACAGCACGGCTCCCGGCGTGAGCGCCTGCGTTGTCGATTCCACCGGCCAAACAGTGCATGGAGCACCAGGAGAGCTGGCGATCGCACAGCCCTTCGTCGGGATGACACGCGGCTTCTGGCGCGATACTGAGCGCTACCTCGAAACTTACTGGTCGCGCATGCCCGGCTTATGGGTGCATGGAGATTTGGCAGTTGCAGAAGAGGACGGGCAGTATCTTTTGCTTGGCCGTTCCGATGACGTGATGAAAATCTCTGGGAAACGGGTCGGCCCTTCCGAAGTGGAAGGCATCGTCGCCGATGGAAAATGCATTACTGAGGCGGTGGTGTTTGGTGTGCCAGACGCTCGTAGTGGCGAGGCCATGGTGGTACTGGTAGTGCGGGGCAGTGATCAGGAATATCCGGACGGACTGGACCAGCAGGTGACCACATTGCTGCGGGCAGCAATGGGGCCGACATTTCGACCCCATGCCGTGGTGCCAGTGCAGCGGATTGTGAAAACGCGTAATGGTAAGGTAATTCGGCGGCTCGCGCGCCAAGCCTGGCTGGGAGAAGCGCCCGGAGACCTTAACTCGGTAGAGGACCCAACGGTATTCGGTGAAATGGCAGAGTCTTGCCGGCTCTATCGGGAAGAACATGGCCGCGGAAGTTGA